From Trypanosoma brucei gambiense DAL972 chromosome 5, complete sequence:
ctctccaaTTTGGGTTATTTCTTATTACGCTTTTTACCCTTTAAATTTGTACGCCACGCAAAACCTTCCGGAACCGGAGTGGCGAAGGAAACCGTTTGTGTTACAAGCGATCTTGATTGTTTAGCATACCATGCGAGATGTGGGGACCAAACCAGGAGGTAGCGCACCCGCGACACGACGGCAAAACATTCTACCTCCCATCAACTAGTGCGGCGGGTGCTGCTGCTCTCGGTGCTTCCCTACTGCCGCATAGTAACTTGGTTTGTGCGCCATTGAATCCTCACATAGCGCGGGAACCAGTGGATACTGCAACCGGGGATGGTGATGGGACAGTTCGTGCTTTACTCACACGATTCCGTATTGAGAACGAGCGACTTCGTGATCAGGTAAAGGCGCACGTGGTGCAAGAAGCTCTCCTTACGCAGCGTTTGCAGGAGTTAAgtgcaagaaacacagcgCTCCACCTACAGGATTTCCGAAAGAGGGATAACGACGTTGTAgtggagaaactgaagaagcaACTGGAGGTGAAGGAGATGGAGGTGCGTGCACTGCAACTTCAAGTTGGAGAGTTAAATGGTCGTATTTCAGCCTACGAGGAGGCTATTTCGCGCCCCGACCACCCCCAGGGTCTTTCTGCAAATTCGATGGATCGCGTGCGGGAGCTCATTTGTGAAGCTTTGAGCAGTGCAGGTTTTTTGACACGCGTCGCGAATGCGGTGGAGCACTGCCACCCTTCAACACACGAGGTAACAGATTGCCCCCGCTCAGTTGAAGAGTGCACTAATCATTGTCTCCAGGCTGCTATGCGCGGGAATAAGGAATTGCCTGGTGAAACAGCGGCGCGTGGTCACCATGTGTCTTGTGAGGAGCTCGCTTCTGCCCTTCGTGAGgaggttttgttttgcgaaACGGTAGCGGTTCGTGTGGCCGCAAAGCTGTTCATGGAACGTTCGTCAGCGGATTCCTCTGCGAAGGCTGATCGTGGAACTGGTTTGCAGCATCAGGAGGAGTCCGCGCCTCCGCTTGCGAGGCCCACCGCCGAGTGTCCGCCGGAGGCGCATGAATTGCCGCAAAGTGACCGCCGGCCTCGCCGCAAGCCCGCCGCTCGACCCACCGTGGAGGATTGCGAAGTGCAGTGAAGTGCTTAATGATAGAAGAATATAGAAAAACGCGTCTACCCAATGTGTTTCGGTGCAGACCTTACTCCCTTTCCATATGCCGCCCGCCCCTGTTGCCTTCACAGTGAGAAGGAGGGATGCATGTGACCCGTGTAACTCTTAGGATTGCATCTCCCCTTGCAACTGATGCTGGGAATGTACTGCCGTCGGATGGGGGGAGGAGGTGGACAACAATGCTGTCAGCGATGGCGGCgttgacgtttttttttttttttaagccCTCGTTAACTGTTATGTGGattattctttcttcttcccatttttctttttcttattcgACACATTATCGTGGTACAGAAAGAAGTAGCCGCATCAAAAAAGGTAACTCGACAGAGAGATAAGGCACTTCATTCTCCCGACTGGAATCGGTAAGAAAGGTACGAAAGCTACTTAGCGGTTGCCACAGCAAGCTAAAAGCGGAGGTGTTACATCATGTCCTCcggttttcattttcatgaCGTGTCCAATGACGCCATCAAAGGAATGCCACCGAGCGAGGCTTTACATAAGCACCTGGAGAATGCGCAGCTCGCGCACCGCATTTGCCTTGCCAAGGCACTAAAGGCTGGTGAACCCCCTGTGGAAAAATGTGCACTCACGTGGGGTGAAGTGCTCATACGCTACCAGGCCTGGTCCGAGTACCGCCCACCCTTCCAGGATAGTGTTGCACAGGCAAAATACAAGAAGTACTGGAGCAAAAAGCGACAGGAGGAGGACGACAAGAATCCATTCAAATAACTGGTGTGCTTAACACGGGGAACGGGGCACCCCTTGGGAGTTGCTTGCTGTACGGTTCCAAGGAATGGCGTAACGttgatgtgtgtgtttttagCGGATATATTTTATTGCAGTGGCGTGTGTAGCAGTCGGTCGGGTGAGGAATTGAACGAAaatttgtctgtttgttggCTGCTTTTTGCAGCCTTAGGAGCATGCTGGAGAGTATTTACACCGAATTTGTTCCGTTTCCCATTCACTCTCTCCCCTCCTCAAATctggggggggggctttTCATGATATTGTTGTGCACGTTGGTAAAACCAAAGATTTCCAACTAAACCCCTATCTCCTCCGcttattgttttctgtcACCTTAGCCTTTTCTTCGTTAAAAGGCAATATAGCTCCACTACTCATGGGCGAGATGGGAATGGtaggaaaaataaatgctCGGCGTGGCTGCGCAAACCAAATACACCTTTCAAAGCCATTTCTTGCTTTGTTTACGGAATTATTTGGACCTAAAGGACGGTGTTCTTGTCGAGAGGTGAGGTGTCTCCGAGATCAACCACGACACCAGGACTGTTGATCATCCTTTTCGACTCCATTAGAAAAAGGCTCAGTTAACCACCCGCCATATGCAACAACCTCGAGGCAGTTGGCACCGCCTCAACTGCAACGCGAGCGGACGAAGAGGGTGAAACTGTGGGGTTAAAAAGTATTAGGGTCAATgaggaaagtgaaaaggGAGGTAAAGTTGCGGATATTAATCGAGGAGCGAAGGCGGATGTTCATTAGGGCATCCACTCTTCATTAGGTGCCAGAGGAAAGCTGCGTTGCTCACGCGTCGCGCTTTACACAATCATGTGGATAGTGAATGAGGCCCCGCTCTGAAGAGTAAATAAGGCAGGAAACTCGGGCACCCGAAACAAAAGCCAGCAGCGCGAACAAAAAGTGGGAAGTTGGATAGCTGTAGGAAACGCGGCAGCACCAGCGAAGTTTAAACAGAGCCGAATGTTTCCACGGCGGAACACGAGGATATACGACGAAGGGTATGCCGAGTGGGGCGCCATTGGGAAGCACACggctgtttttctttctacttttttCGGTTGCCAAAATGCTGCGAATTGCAACCGTACAACTGACTGAAGGCGGCCCACTACTCCATAGTGccaaggttttttttttatttttgagcCTCCGAGAGGGATACTTCCCGGAAACGTTTAGAGGTTTCAATCGGGATCTTACGGCATGAAGTCTCCAAACAGATTATGAGAGGAGACACATGAAGGCAACATGGCCTCTGACAAAACGAAATGCGAGTGCCCCGGGCGTAAAATTACGTTAGCGGGATCGACGAGCACCGCATGGGGGCAGCTACTCGAAGCGGAAGATTAAGCGAGTAGCTGGTTGACACAAAGGCGCCTAGGCAAATAAGCACAGGAAACAATCTCGCTGAAGTTAAAGTTGCCGTTACACCTGGGGAGTGAGGGCTACATAAATGGAATAACTGGAGGAGACTCACTGAATAACAACTGTAATAAGCTGGCAGCGGGAAGTGGCCCCCTCCGTTTCACACCTCGTGAGAATAGAATTGTGCTTAGCCCTGTATGTTGGCATGTTCAAATACGGAGCGTTTGGTGAAGAATGTAATGGAGGGATTATGATCATCGCGCCCACTCTGTAATGAATAGGCGACGCCGGTGCCGTGACATCGCGGTCCGCCCACGGACGCAGCGAATGGtaaggaagtgaaggaagaaacgcACGAAAGACCGACAAAacgagaaataaaaaaaaaaggtggcgaCACTCCCGGTTATCTCATCAGAAATATCCACGGTTCACGGGGAATGCGATAATCGCTATAGCGCGGACGAGGCGTTTGCGTGGGACAAAGTGAAGCACTGTCTCTGGGTTGCCGCTGTCACTAGAAAATTTGCACacaagagaagggaaggaaaaaaaaaaaaagaagacacgGGGCGTAACACGCAACAGCGGAGCGACACAATTGCCTCGCGCCTACGGATGACACGCGACCAACGAAGAGAGAAATCCCACAACCACTAGAGACTGGAGTAGAGCACCGAGAGTCctttattcattttcttgAAAGCTTAGCAGCCTTaagaacacacacacacacacacaaaaaaaaaaagatgcgaCTGGCGCGAAAGTTGAAGTTACAGCCGCACACATGGGTAAAAAGTTGGCACGGCTCCTTTACACATACCCtggtgtgtgcatgtgtgcggggggggggggccaTACCAAAAAGCTGGAGAATCTCTCAATGCACTACTGCCGACCACCGGCGAGGAAATCCACTCCGTACGTCAAAGTATAACGtgggtaataataatgtcgATAACGGTTCCGTTCCGCATTCCGACAACTCAAATAAGTGTATTGGTGAGTCCGCAAGGTCTCCACTTCCCCAGTTGATCCCCCCTGAGGAAAAGAATGTTGAGCGCCCACACCTCCGatgtatacatataaatTTAAATTGTCATGCCACCAACGCGACCAAGTGTAATAGAACCAATTTGCAGGGTTCAGTTAAGGTGCCTTTCGTTTATGCCGACTGCTGAGCTCATAAGCTAGTTTGTGGTCGATAGTTTCACCCGGCctcaaaagggaagggaaacggTTACGCGATGGCATGATACTTTGGGTTTTTCTCTATAATATTggttttgtaaaaaaaaaaaagggtaatgGGAAGATCATTGTGACCGGGAGGTCCAGTGAAGcatgtagtttttttttttttgctgttatttCAGCCAAACTAACCAAAGAATTGCCACCAAAACCGATAACACTCGGCAGTAGAAACTATCGGGAACTTTCCTAGAAGCGGCGCAGCGTATACCAGTGTCTTGAGCGCATTTGTCCGTCCACACCCCGTGATTTTCTCATCTTATCTCGCTTTGCTGcattcctctcctcctttctttatgTTCATACGCATATATgctatgtgcgtgtgtttaAGAGCCAGTGCCAAATGAAGATAACTGACTTGCCTCACCATCCCCTTGAATCCCGTACGTTACCTTGCCGACTACGTTCCCGCATCCACAACAACGTTCTAACCTTAGGTTCCACACTTAATAATCCTCCCTCTTTACCGCATGTGTATTCCAGCATCACGACGCGCTTAACTCATGCCAGCCGCCGCTGCCACAACATCCGCATCGATTACTTCTGCTCACCATCCTCAATAGCAatattgtttgtgtgtgtgtgtgtgtgttgtaaTTGTTTGGCTGCGCCACGCATGCCCTCCAAAGTCAATTAATTCACTCCGTTCCCAGCGATCAAAATACTCAGCTGAGTCGAAGACCGCAAACGGCACGCACCTTTCCGGCGGTTATCCTCAGGTGGTTGGAAATTCTCGGAGAACGGTCGAGGCCCAAggcagcaaaacaaaaaaaaaaacagcagttACGCGGGGGCGCACATAgcttcatttccccccttggAAACGGGTCTGAGAAGCAGAATCATCCGTCTCCATAGCggatcaaacaaaaaaaaaacattcacgTACATGCTTATAGATTTCtatatgtgtgtgatatCTTCCGCCTGTGATTATATCTATCTCTCCTTTTCGTCGGATTCCAGTTGGTGGGGTAGTTGTaatgtcgttttttttttcgtttccttcctcttccctttaAGGACACATATTACCGTGTCACACCCGTTTAAGGTTGGttgccccccccctccccatgCTTACGTCCATGTGTGCGTCAGCGCACGACCGCCCCAATCACTGCTATTTCCAGCACTCCTTCACCAACGCGCATATCAACGGCATGGGGCCTCTCctcgtttttctttcctcctacTGATATTGATATGTTcctcgtttcttttttcttttctttttttggaacCAATCACATACCATACTCAGGTATTGGCTTTCCATTCAACTCTTTAAGATTCGGAGGTGGGGTACAAATTCAGCAGCTGATTAATGCGTATGTGTGAAGGATCCCGCACAAACCCAGAGGCCTGTGATATTCACTtattctccctttcttttcgcatGCTCTTTCGCTTTTACTTCGCCACATTacatccatatatatatatatatatatattagaatTTCCCCCTTATGGTCACCTGTGAAGTTCACTTTACACTCGCAAAATTTTCCTCATCCCTTATTCCCCCCTAATCTCAAAATCCGGTGTTACCGTCGTGGCGAAGGCTTGCAATTCGTCGTTACGTAGGGCGCGTGGTAAAGTTTGCGGGTGCCCGTTGaccgaaggaggaggaaatgaatTCTCGGGATTGGCGGGAGGCAACATGTTAACACCGGATCTTTCCCTAGACAGTTCCTCCAGACGGCGGAGGATGCCATCACAGGagttcttttccctttttcccacATTCCACATGTATACTAACGCAGAATATAGCAATTTTCCAACATAAATCATTTTCTCTGTTAGATGCaacctcttttttaattgcCCCGCGGAGAAGCCCAGTTCCCGAATCCAATCATTGAAATATCCGAAAATGAGGCGGAACAACTGAGAACCCGCCTCCAAATCTTTGATGGTTGTATCCCTTGAATCCAATGCCTCTCTCAAGTCATCAATGATTTTCCTCCTAACTTCGTCAGCACCAACATTACGACCCATCATCGGCCAGTAATATTCCTGAAGGAGAGTGATAAACTGGGGATATGTTGTTTCAGTTTCTAGCGACCACATTCTTCCCTGTTCATCCTCAATGGTTGAATGGTTCGTATAAAGTTTTGGGTCATCTAATTTCATCGTTTCGTCAAGCCATGCAATGGCAAAGTTGATATTATATCCCCGGCCGCTCTTACCGACTCCACCGTGTGTAATTCCTTGTTTGCTCCCCACACTGCTATCAGTTGAATAGTGAACACGACcactgttttctttgttaatCATTAACgttaatgttttttttcccttttgtatGGCAGTGACACTAGGCGTTCCCCGCCGCTGCAACGAACtaatattacttttttttttcttctgcactACTTCAATTAATTGAGGGGTGCGTGTGAGTGCTTATTTTGGTGACCGCAGCAGCTTGTGGCTCTTGTGAGTACCCCCTTCCTTAGAGGGATTTTGGattgtaaaataaaataaaataagatacgacaataaataaataaggataagaaaggaggaataaTGGTACATTCAACAGAAAATGCACCCAAAAGCGATTccgtccccccccctccgctTCCATGTCACCTCACCCattgcttcctcttccccacaGCACCTTCGACAACAATCACAAAAGGTACAagttattttccccctccacttcctcttcttcatcttcatcttcatcccCCTCCAATTGTACTTTCAGTCCACGTGAGCACTAAAACCATCGTTCAATGTTTAACACGGTTCAGTTGTTCCCATCACACGGACAGAAAAAGGACCGTATTTCCCACATTTGCGCCTttcataaacaaaaataaacacacccaaaagaaaagaaaagaaaagttttcGCTTGCCTCTTCAGAAACCCAACCCCAGCAGCCAGTGGTGCAACACCATACGACCATCAAGTGCCACATTGTACACATAAATGGAGTGGCTCCGcacaaatattttctttgttggaaAAATCTTGAgcagttcctcctcaaaGCGGAACATATCGCCCTCCACCTGTTGGATGCGGAGGTAAAATGCTGGCATTAAGTTACGAGGATGCATAGAGAACACCTTCCCTGGAAGTACACCGTTACTGCTGCGGTGTACGAAAAATGGAATCGTATCGAGCGGATCAGCGGGTCCTAAAGGCGGAAGGTACCCAACAGCAGAATCCCTTCCCACTACACCAACTGCTTCGGGTTCTTCTTGACAACGTTGCGGTGGGCACAATTTAGCGAAGTCGTGCAATTTGTATCGGAGCGGTAGTTTCAGCAGCTCGTCGTAAACATCGCTTCGCAGCGCACGGTTCCATTTGCTATATTGAATTCGCGGCACCGGAAGAGCGGCCGCAACGTTCGCCTCAGGAGGCATTGCACCAGCAGAAATATTTGCCGCCACATCCGTTGGGCTCACAATGTTGATGTATTTTCCGGTACTGGGCATTACATCACGCCCCAGCGATGTGTTTGCCGCGGTTCCTCCGAGCCACACGCGGCGCAAACGTGACCGGTTCAGCATTTGTACCTAAGATGCTAAAAGGGATTGGTTCAGAGCCTCTCTGATTTTGCTGGTTTCACCGCCAATGTAAACAATTACGTATAAATGTATACGTGCGCAAGTAAGTAATATCCTAAGTGAGCGTGGATATGTCCGTTTACCAAAAACAAGCGTTCTTTACCCAACTCTCCACACagctctgtgtgtgtgtgtctcaATTGTTGAGGGCTGCTTCAACAGTTGAACAAACAAtgcagaagaaagaaggaaagccaacaacgacaatatgtatatatatatatatatatatatatatacatgtgcACGCACACGAA
This genomic window contains:
- a CDS encoding T. brucei spp.-specific protein is translated as MINKENSGRVHYSTDSSVGSKQGITHGGVGKSGRGYNINFAIAWLDETMKLDDPKLYTNHSTIEDEQGRMWSLETETTYPQFITLLQEYYWPMMGRNVGADEVRRKIIDDLREALDSRDTTIKDLEAGSQLFRLIFGYFNDWIRELGFSAGQLKKRLHLTEKMIYVGKLLYSALVYMWNVGKREKNSCDGILRRLEELSRERSGVNMLPPANPENSFPPPSVNGHPQTLPRALRNDELQAFATTVTPDFEIRGE